A single region of the Plantactinospora soyae genome encodes:
- a CDS encoding TetR/AcrR family transcriptional regulator → MATTPEHRAGGRGGRPAQLTRDDIVAAAVRVIDTDGLEALTMRRLGAELGVAAMSIYRHLSNRDAVLAAVVNHLAVDAVTDLEPGDSWSEALARFGTVYRRMLLAHPRAVPLLATHPMDIDTGLRLMGAVLDRFAAAGLSQNEALTAVQSVAVFVLGHALAQVGTPPGTPAAPPETPEVAEYYEHWFEVGLTAMVSGFAARHQR, encoded by the coding sequence ATGGCCACGACACCGGAACACCGAGCTGGCGGCCGCGGCGGTCGCCCGGCCCAGTTGACCCGCGACGACATCGTCGCCGCGGCTGTCCGGGTAATCGACACCGACGGGCTGGAGGCGTTGACCATGCGCCGACTCGGTGCCGAACTGGGAGTCGCGGCGATGTCGATCTACCGGCACCTGTCCAACCGGGACGCCGTACTCGCCGCCGTCGTCAACCACCTGGCGGTCGACGCGGTCACCGATCTCGAGCCCGGAGACTCCTGGTCCGAAGCGCTCGCCCGGTTCGGGACCGTGTACCGGCGGATGCTGTTGGCACATCCGCGAGCCGTGCCGCTGCTGGCGACCCATCCGATGGACATCGACACCGGCCTGCGACTCATGGGAGCCGTTCTCGACCGGTTCGCCGCCGCCGGACTGTCCCAGAACGAGGCGCTGACGGCCGTACAGTCGGTCGCCGTCTTCGTACTCGGACACGCTCTCGCCCAGGTCGGCACCCCGCCGGGCACCCCGGCCGCTCCGCCGGAGACGCCGGAGGTCGCCGAGTACTACGAACACTGGTTCGAGGTGGGACTGACCGCGATGGTCTCCGGGTTCGCCGCCCGACACCAGCGATAG
- a CDS encoding thiamine pyrophosphate-binding protein produces MSSTAIRPTIRNSGTPAAHALLDVLTGWGVRRVFCCPGSTEAAFLDAVVERSTELDIVLTTHESIAVAMADGAARITGRPQVAYLHTNVGMANGVAHLTAAQLANSPVLVLNGLKSTALQGRDGFTTVPYPRDMIRQHVKWARQVSSAGSLPSDVARALRTSAAEPAGPTWIGLPQDVMDASTPVGAALAAVPPMGVPRNRPAADAVAAAARMLAEATRPVLVAGGDVARHGATEALVALAEHLGATVLGEDRRGFQRTAFATSHPRFAGSYAPNHPAVRDADLLFFVGCRMFTEFEAPAENELPTRAGTIHAHVDAGEVGRLYPVDVGLVGHTGAVLDDLLAALPTVATPTPTPTPTPATATPLSATATPLPASATTLPASAGPLPATATRPPDVASERPVAAFPGHVGLAPIVAALVDGLGDDTTVVLDATTATPALLAALPQRRPDQVLLSSSGSLGWGTGAALGVRLAQPEYPVAAILGDGSFQFGIQALWTAMHYRIAVTFVVLNNGSYSAVGSALHRFDGAARRTGRWPGTDIGGPRIAEIAAGFGVPATRVETPAELTSALRAVRATAGPTLVEVLTGP; encoded by the coding sequence ATGAGCAGTACGGCGATCCGTCCGACCATTCGGAACAGTGGTACGCCAGCGGCCCACGCCCTGCTGGACGTACTGACCGGTTGGGGTGTCCGACGGGTCTTCTGCTGTCCGGGCAGCACCGAGGCCGCCTTCCTCGACGCGGTCGTCGAACGTTCCACGGAACTCGACATCGTGCTCACCACACACGAGTCGATCGCGGTCGCGATGGCCGACGGCGCGGCCCGGATCACCGGCCGCCCCCAGGTCGCCTACCTGCACACCAACGTGGGCATGGCCAACGGGGTGGCACACCTGACCGCCGCGCAGCTCGCGAACTCACCGGTGCTGGTGCTCAACGGGCTCAAGTCCACCGCGCTACAGGGTCGCGACGGGTTCACGACCGTGCCGTACCCGCGCGACATGATCCGTCAGCACGTCAAGTGGGCCCGCCAGGTCAGCTCGGCGGGCAGCCTGCCCTCCGACGTCGCCCGGGCACTGCGTACCTCGGCCGCCGAGCCCGCCGGTCCGACCTGGATCGGCCTGCCGCAGGACGTCATGGACGCGAGTACACCGGTCGGGGCAGCCCTGGCGGCGGTGCCACCGATGGGCGTACCACGCAACCGGCCGGCTGCCGACGCGGTCGCCGCCGCCGCCCGGATGCTCGCCGAGGCGACCCGTCCGGTGCTGGTGGCCGGCGGCGACGTGGCCCGGCACGGTGCGACCGAGGCCCTGGTCGCCCTCGCCGAGCACCTCGGCGCGACCGTACTCGGCGAGGACCGGCGCGGCTTCCAACGAACCGCCTTCGCCACCTCCCACCCGCGCTTCGCCGGGTCGTACGCCCCGAACCACCCGGCGGTACGCGACGCCGACCTGCTCTTCTTCGTCGGCTGCCGGATGTTCACCGAATTCGAGGCACCGGCCGAGAACGAGTTGCCCACCCGGGCCGGCACCATCCACGCACACGTCGACGCCGGCGAGGTCGGCCGGCTGTACCCGGTGGACGTGGGACTGGTCGGGCACACCGGCGCCGTCCTCGACGACCTGCTCGCGGCGCTGCCGACGGTCGCAACACCGACACCGACACCGACACCGACACCCGCGACCGCGACACCCTTGTCCGCGACCGCGACACCATTGCCCGCTTCCGCGACAACATTGCCCGCTTCTGCGGGACCGTTGCCCGCGACCGCGACACGGCCGCCGGACGTGGCGTCCGAGCGGCCGGTCGCCGCCTTTCCGGGCCACGTCGGGCTGGCTCCGATCGTCGCCGCGCTGGTCGACGGGCTGGGCGACGACACGACCGTGGTGCTGGACGCCACCACGGCCACGCCGGCGCTGCTGGCCGCGCTGCCGCAGCGCCGCCCCGACCAGGTCCTGCTCTCCTCGTCCGGATCGCTCGGCTGGGGTACCGGCGCGGCGCTCGGGGTCCGGCTGGCCCAACCGGAGTACCCGGTGGCCGCGATTCTCGGCGACGGATCCTTCCAGTTCGGGATCCAGGCGCTCTGGACCGCCATGCACTACCGGATCGCCGTCACCTTCGTGGTACTCAACAACGGAAGCTACAGCGCGGTCGGTTCGGCGTTGCACCGGTTCGACGGTGCGGCTCGACGTACCGGGCGCTGGCCGGGTACCGACATCGGCGGCCCCCGGATCGCGGAGATCGCCGCCGGTTTCGGGGTTCCGGCGACCCGCGTCGAAACCCCCGCCGAACTCACCTCGGCGCTGCGCGCGGTACGCGCCACCGCCGGTCCCACGCTGGTCGAAGTCCTGACCGGGCCGTAG
- a CDS encoding ATP-binding cassette domain-containing protein encodes MATGSAVEATGLEKSYGSVRVLAGIDLRVRQGSVFALLGPNGAGKTTTVRILSTLVRADAGQAWVAGFDVLRERSQVRRNISLTGQYAAVDELQTGEENLRMMGRLVGLSRPAARRRAEELLGEFDLLDAGRRRIGTYSGGMRRRLDLAAGLVGQPSVIFLDEPTTGLDPRSRQAMWQVITDLAGSGVTVFLTTQYLEEADRLADRIAVLDDGRVVAEDSPAQLKTRFADQRLDLTLTSAAHYDSIAGYLRDRLLHRDADRLTLGVATDGSASHIRAVLDELDPGRTAVLRFAVHTATLDDVFLALTGHAATRTDAVIRTAKETAGV; translated from the coding sequence ATGGCAACAGGATCGGCGGTCGAGGCGACCGGCCTGGAGAAGTCGTACGGATCGGTCCGGGTACTCGCCGGCATCGATCTCCGGGTACGTCAGGGGAGCGTCTTCGCGCTACTCGGCCCCAACGGGGCGGGCAAGACCACCACGGTACGGATCCTGTCCACACTGGTCCGGGCGGACGCCGGACAGGCCTGGGTCGCGGGCTTCGACGTACTGCGCGAACGATCCCAGGTACGCCGGAACATCAGCCTGACCGGGCAGTACGCGGCGGTCGACGAACTACAGACCGGCGAGGAGAACCTACGGATGATGGGGCGGCTCGTCGGCCTGTCCCGTCCGGCGGCCCGCCGTCGTGCCGAGGAACTACTGGGCGAGTTCGACCTGCTCGACGCCGGGCGACGGCGGATCGGCACCTACTCCGGCGGCATGCGTCGGCGCCTGGACCTGGCGGCCGGCCTGGTCGGGCAGCCGTCGGTGATCTTCCTCGACGAGCCGACCACCGGCCTCGACCCGCGTAGCCGCCAGGCGATGTGGCAGGTGATCACGGATCTCGCCGGCTCGGGGGTGACGGTCTTCCTCACCACGCAGTACCTGGAGGAGGCGGACCGGCTAGCCGACCGGATCGCCGTACTGGATGACGGCCGGGTGGTGGCGGAGGACAGCCCGGCCCAGCTCAAGACCCGGTTCGCCGACCAGCGGCTGGATCTGACTCTCACCAGCGCCGCCCACTACGACTCGATCGCCGGCTATCTGCGCGACCGGCTGCTCCACCGGGACGCGGATCGGCTGACCCTCGGCGTCGCGACCGACGGAAGCGCCTCGCACATCCGCGCGGTGCTCGACGAACTCGACCCGGGACGTACGGCGGTGCTGCGGTTCGCCGTACACACCGCGACGCTCGACGACGTCTTCCTGGCTCTGACCGGTCACGCCGCCACCCGTACCGACGCCGTTATCCGTACCGCGAAGGAGACCGCCGGTGTCTGA
- a CDS encoding aldehyde dehydrogenase family protein, with the protein MQTVVSERNPSGLDKVAQVVDGRIGESADGAYFESVDPWTQRPWARVARAGRADVKAAVAAARRAFDEGPWPRMPQRERSALLHRLADLIQAHADELARLDTRDMGMPVTNSRNWNVTSAINHFRFFASHAQLSTASTYPGDDRLHQYLRYEPAGVFAAIAPWNYPLNLGVWKIAPALAYGNTVVLKPAEQSPASAARLAALALEAGLPPGVLNVVHGFGPDSTGEWLTTAPGIDRITFTGESRTGSIIAAAAARSLVPVSLECGGKGANLVFADADLAVAVAGSIRAIYSNSGQVCLSASRVYVQRAAYEEFVDRFVRAAEALPYGDPHDPATHVGPLSSAEHHAKVSDYLDSVGSDGGELRTGGRVDGTLLVRPTVAVGLGPAARICREEVFGPVAVVTPFDDEAEALRLANDTPFGLSAVLFTRDLGRAHRVAAQLRAGTVWINTFGVREPRAPFGGFGVSGVGREGGDFSREFCTEPKTVIAAID; encoded by the coding sequence ATGCAGACAGTGGTGAGCGAGCGCAACCCCAGCGGGCTCGACAAGGTGGCCCAGGTGGTCGACGGCCGGATCGGGGAGAGCGCCGACGGGGCGTACTTCGAATCGGTGGACCCGTGGACCCAACGCCCGTGGGCCCGGGTCGCCCGGGCCGGCCGGGCGGACGTCAAGGCGGCGGTCGCGGCGGCCCGCCGCGCCTTCGACGAGGGCCCGTGGCCCCGGATGCCGCAGCGGGAACGGTCCGCCCTGCTGCACCGGCTCGCCGACCTGATCCAGGCGCACGCCGACGAACTCGCCCGGCTGGACACCCGGGACATGGGCATGCCGGTGACGAACAGCCGGAACTGGAACGTGACCAGTGCGATCAACCACTTCCGGTTCTTCGCCTCGCACGCGCAGCTCTCGACCGCCAGCACCTATCCCGGCGACGACCGGCTGCATCAGTACCTGCGTTACGAGCCGGCCGGGGTTTTCGCGGCGATCGCACCCTGGAACTACCCGCTCAACCTCGGAGTCTGGAAGATCGCTCCGGCACTGGCGTACGGCAACACCGTCGTGCTCAAGCCGGCCGAGCAGTCACCGGCCTCGGCGGCCCGGCTCGCCGCACTGGCCCTGGAGGCTGGACTACCGCCCGGAGTGCTCAACGTCGTGCACGGATTCGGACCGGATTCGACCGGTGAGTGGTTGACCACCGCCCCGGGCATCGACCGGATCACCTTCACCGGCGAGTCCCGTACCGGATCGATCATCGCGGCGGCGGCGGCCCGCTCCCTGGTCCCGGTCTCGCTGGAGTGCGGCGGCAAGGGCGCGAACCTGGTCTTCGCCGACGCCGACCTGGCCGTCGCGGTGGCCGGCTCGATCCGGGCGATCTACAGCAACTCCGGCCAGGTGTGCCTCTCCGCCAGCCGGGTCTACGTCCAGCGCGCCGCCTACGAGGAGTTCGTCGACCGGTTCGTCCGGGCCGCCGAGGCGCTGCCGTACGGCGATCCACACGACCCGGCGACGCACGTCGGCCCGCTGTCCAGCGCCGAACACCACGCCAAGGTGTCGGACTACCTCGATTCGGTCGGCTCCGACGGCGGCGAACTGCGTACCGGCGGTCGGGTCGACGGGACGCTGCTGGTCCGACCCACCGTCGCGGTCGGGCTCGGGCCGGCGGCGCGGATCTGCCGCGAGGAGGTGTTCGGGCCGGTCGCGGTGGTCACCCCGTTCGACGACGAGGCGGAGGCGTTGCGGCTGGCCAACGACACGCCGTTCGGCCTCTCCGCGGTGCTGTTCACCCGGGATCTGGGCCGGGCCCACCGGGTGGCCGCGCAGTTGCGGGCCGGCACCGTCTGGATCAACACCTTCGGGGTACGCGAGCCACGGGCGCCCTTCGGCGGCTTCGGGGTCTCCGGGGTGGGCCGGGAGGGTGGCGACTTCAGCCGCGAGTTCTGCACCGAACCGAAGACGGTGATCGCCGCCATCGACTGA
- a CDS encoding ABC transporter permease codes for MSELAASGMAGVPQRRSGPTDLATMIGRCLRLSARNVDALIMSLMLPIMLMLVFVYLFGGAIDTGTSYVSYVVPGVILLCAGFGSATTAVAVHQDLTGGIMDRFRSMDISGASVLGGQVTASVVRNLASTVLVFGVAFLIGFRPQAGLVEWLAAGGILLAFILAMSWLAAVVGMLAKSTEAANGFTFFMTFLPYPSSAFVPIDTMPAWSRGIAEHQPINPVIESLRGLLLDTPVGNSPWIALTWCAGFLAVSVTLAVVLFRRRTG; via the coding sequence GTGTCTGAACTCGCCGCCAGTGGGATGGCCGGGGTGCCGCAGCGCCGCTCCGGACCGACGGACCTGGCCACGATGATCGGCCGCTGTCTGCGCCTCTCGGCACGCAACGTCGACGCGCTGATCATGTCGCTGATGCTGCCCATCATGCTGATGCTGGTCTTCGTCTACCTGTTCGGCGGGGCCATCGACACCGGCACCAGTTACGTCAGCTACGTCGTCCCCGGGGTGATCCTGCTCTGCGCCGGCTTCGGTTCGGCGACGACGGCGGTGGCCGTACACCAGGACCTGACCGGCGGAATCATGGACCGGTTCCGGTCGATGGACATCAGCGGCGCGTCGGTACTCGGCGGTCAGGTGACGGCCAGCGTCGTCCGCAACCTCGCCTCGACCGTCCTGGTCTTCGGGGTGGCGTTCCTGATCGGCTTCCGGCCACAGGCCGGGCTGGTCGAGTGGCTCGCGGCCGGCGGCATCCTGCTGGCGTTCATCCTCGCGATGTCCTGGCTCGCCGCCGTGGTCGGGATGCTGGCCAAATCGACCGAGGCGGCGAACGGCTTCACCTTCTTCATGACCTTCCTGCCGTACCCCAGCAGCGCGTTCGTGCCGATCGACACCATGCCGGCCTGGAGTCGCGGCATCGCGGAGCACCAGCCGATCAACCCGGTGATCGAGTCGCTGCGCGGCCTGCTGCTGGACACTCCCGTCGGCAACAGCCCGTGGATCGCGCTGACCTGGTGCGCGGGCTTCCTCGCCGTCTCCGTGACGCTCGCCGTCGTACTCTTCCGGCGCCGTACCGGCTGA
- a CDS encoding TetR/AcrR family transcriptional regulator C-terminal domain-containing protein produces MDRPGTEPPYRRIVAEIRRRIVAGELRPGDRVPSTRQITAEWGVAMATATKVLTALREAGLVRAVPGVGTVVAEPDPEPPPAARGGRRRMARDPDPGLTRERIVHTAIEVADAEGFAALSMRQVAIRLGVGTMALYRHVPSRDDLVALMVEEVLDKMQLPETPPPGWRAQLELITRLRWAVFRQHPWMHQTMSLTRPMLSPQGMAQTDWTMRAVDGLGLDTPSMFYIVVSTAGFAHGMAANLVWESEAEQESGLTDEEWMANQDSTLNSIFESGAMPMLARLAEIDLEFDLDRLFEFGLQRMLDGVAVFIEGRSSALD; encoded by the coding sequence GTGGACCGCCCCGGAACAGAGCCGCCGTACCGGCGGATCGTGGCCGAGATCCGGCGTCGCATCGTGGCCGGGGAACTGCGCCCCGGCGACCGGGTGCCGTCGACCCGACAGATCACCGCCGAGTGGGGCGTGGCGATGGCCACCGCCACGAAGGTGCTCACCGCGTTGCGTGAGGCAGGGCTGGTGCGTGCCGTACCCGGGGTCGGCACGGTGGTGGCGGAGCCCGACCCGGAGCCTCCGCCGGCCGCGCGCGGCGGGCGACGTCGGATGGCCCGGGACCCGGATCCGGGGCTGACCCGGGAGCGCATCGTCCACACCGCGATCGAAGTCGCCGACGCCGAGGGATTCGCCGCGCTGTCCATGCGTCAGGTCGCGATTCGGCTCGGGGTCGGCACGATGGCGCTCTACCGCCACGTGCCAAGCCGGGACGACCTCGTCGCGCTGATGGTGGAGGAGGTGCTGGACAAGATGCAGTTACCGGAGACGCCCCCGCCGGGTTGGCGGGCACAACTGGAGCTGATCACGCGGTTGCGCTGGGCGGTCTTCCGGCAACATCCCTGGATGCACCAGACGATGTCGCTGACCCGTCCGATGCTCTCGCCGCAGGGGATGGCGCAGACCGACTGGACGATGCGTGCGGTGGACGGCCTCGGGCTCGACACGCCGAGCATGTTCTACATCGTGGTCTCGACCGCCGGTTTCGCGCACGGGATGGCGGCCAACCTGGTCTGGGAGTCGGAGGCCGAGCAGGAGAGCGGGCTGACCGACGAGGAGTGGATGGCGAATCAGGATTCGACCCTGAACAGCATCTTCGAGTCCGGGGCCATGCCGATGCTGGCCCGGCTCGCGGAGATCGATCTCGAATTCGACCTGGATCGGTTGTTCGAGTTCGGCCTTCAGCGGATGCTCGACGGCGTTGCCGTGTTCATCGAGGGCAGGAGTTCGGCCCTCGATTAG
- a CDS encoding C39 family peptidase, with the protein MLSTLLRGARWLTTITPSTTRRAALATAGLAVIGGSVAGPAIALGATTQDVGFTAPTAKELSVDYQAQPNFFYCGPAATRIALTASGHAPSQDELAARLRTTVNGTDSAEDTTRVLNSLGGSDFYRTRSIPEETATPTEMDRLQADVTRAVAREHPVVVNVIGAAVDSRGVAHSYEGGHYLTVVGYEDEGRTVKIADPADVNGDSSYWMSTINLANWAASRGYSG; encoded by the coding sequence GTGCTGAGCACCCTCCTTCGCGGGGCCCGATGGCTGACCACCATCACCCCGTCGACGACCCGTCGCGCGGCCCTGGCCACCGCCGGGCTGGCCGTCATCGGCGGCAGCGTGGCCGGGCCGGCGATCGCTCTCGGCGCGACGACCCAGGACGTCGGCTTCACCGCACCCACGGCCAAGGAACTCTCGGTCGACTACCAGGCACAGCCGAACTTCTTCTACTGCGGGCCGGCTGCCACCCGGATCGCGCTCACCGCCTCCGGGCACGCCCCGAGCCAGGACGAGCTCGCCGCTCGGCTGCGTACCACCGTCAACGGCACCGACTCGGCCGAGGACACCACACGGGTCCTGAACAGCCTCGGTGGCAGTGACTTCTACCGGACCCGGTCGATCCCGGAGGAGACGGCAACCCCAACCGAGATGGACCGGCTGCAGGCCGACGTGACCCGCGCGGTGGCCCGGGAGCATCCGGTGGTGGTCAACGTGATCGGTGCCGCCGTCGACAGCAGGGGCGTGGCGCACTCGTACGAGGGCGGGCACTACCTCACGGTGGTCGGGTACGAGGACGAGGGACGTACGGTCAAGATCGCCGACCCGGCCGACGTCAACGGCGACAGCTCGTACTGGATGAGCACGATCAACCTGGCCAACTGGGCCGCCAGCCGGGGCTACTCCGGCTGA